Proteins co-encoded in one Cygnus olor isolate bCygOlo1 chromosome 6, bCygOlo1.pri.v2, whole genome shotgun sequence genomic window:
- the PGAP1 gene encoding GPI inositol-deacylase isoform X2 encodes MESSAVPRAWASTDHLSIVWCKELILATIRAFFDLIDENTRQITEDPKKRMSVLNHHFVRHPGKIFEENPEAFTELTGDFMWIEVKTSKWTYSVYNDSDGKYFVFPLASHRKSYSHVYCENSMLDTSSWIYGCMDSNSSMCLEATDLSWRAELLPTIKVVILKLQDYPSLSHIVILVPPTVGNKFALDCEFFKEDSRTVQLPVTNLFSFGLSSSKILLNSTGLLYNVQLQHFNQVYQAFRIYIESHCQSPKEKTSVYRLHIPWSHEDSVTVAKVPSSSEISAKLHVAQPGNDSRVPVLNIYSSSDCQYEVILKTSFLQILGQIIRFHAGALPVYVVSNILLTYGGQLSTLISTGQCSEFSLELVRTAKPYKVEPIISIVVFLQGFNWFREIRDSLSLPEVDAAVLSSQDIWFPLVSLILFLLGTGIAYWSGVFFSASLRLFSTLWLILIRPTVLQTDNKLFTYRRLCVMGSLALVSWTTCGALAVFVIYLQYLFKVIQLHVNVRAEKNTLNGDSDCSKETSQNSSRHTVKNRSLIDLTSEPTQSLSNSTTIAETVNSLKIHLTILYLFTWIVLLNLPSLVYWFKNLRYNVRLDPDPCRSTAIILVCILEILMNSSTSEVKSSKLLKIAAKVPLPLSVAMLAFGRMHLYKVPHFVTFSLLLHVLCCLV; translated from the exons ataacTGAGGATCCCAAGAAGAGAATGTCTGTACTGAATCACCACTTTGTGAGACACCCTGGAAAGATATTTGAGGAAAATCCTGAAGCTTTTACAGAACTTACAG gaGATTTCATGTGGATTGAAGTCAAAACCTCAAAATGGACTTACTCTGTTTACAAT gattcagatggaaaatattttgtgtttcctCTTGCAAGCCACAGAAAATCATACAGTCATGTTTACTGTGAAAACAGTATGTTG GACACAAGTAGCTGGATTTATGGCTGTATGGACAGCAATTCTTCAATGTG TCTGGAAGCTACTGATTTATCCTGGAGAGCTGAGTTACTTCCAACCATCAAG gttgtaATACTGAAACTTCAGGATTATCCTTCTTTGTCCCACATTGTCATTCTTGTACCACCCACGGTCGGCAATAAG TTTGCTTTGGACTGTGAATTCTTCAAAGAGGATTCCAGAACAGTACAGCTTCCTGTAAcgaatcttttttcctttg GCCTTTCTTCAAGCAAAATTCTATTAAATTCAACTGGCTTACTTTACAACGTTCAGCTCCAGCACTTTAACCAA gTATATCAAGCTTTCAGAATATATATAGAGAGCCACTGCCAGTCACCCAAAG aaaaaacTAGTGTTTACAGACTTCATATACCCTGGTCACATGAAGACTCAGTAACTGTAGCTAA AGTTCCATCTTCTAGTGAGATTTCTGCAAAATTGCATGTTGCTCAGCCTGGAAATGACAGCAGGGTTCCAGTACTAAACATTTACTCTTCCTCAGACTGTCAATATGAA GTAATTCTGAAGACATCGTTTTTACAAATTCTTGGGCAA ATAATAAGGTTCCATGCTGGCGCTCTTCCTGTCTATGTTGTTTCTAATATTCTCCTTACCTATGGAGGACAACTGAGCACATTGATATCAACAG GCCAGTGTTCAGAATTTTCCCTTGAACTAGTTAGAACAGCTAAACCCTACAAAGTAGAACCTATTATAAGCATTGTTGTGTTTCTGCAGGG GTTTAACTGGTTTAGAGAGATACGGGATTCACTCTCGCTGCCAGAGGTGGATGCTGCTGTACTGAGTAGTCAGGACATATGGTTCCCCCTTGTGTCCCTGATTCTATTTCTTTTAGGGACAGGCATTGCCTACTGGAGTGgagtatttttctctgcatctctgAGACTCTTCTCTACGTTATGGTTAATTCTGATTAG acCTACCGTGCTTCAAACAGATAACAAGTTGTTTACATACAGAAGACTCTGTGTGATGGGGTCTCTTGCTTTGGTTAGCTGGACCACTTGTGGTGCACTGGCTGTATTCGTTATCTATCTTCAATACTTGTTTAAG GTAATACAACTACATGTGAAtgtaagagcagaaaaaaacacgCTAAATGGG GATTCAGACTGCTCAAAAGAAACTTCACAGAACTCCAGTAGACACACGGTCAAAAACCGAAGTTTGATAGACTTAACTTCAGAACCAACACAATCTCTCTCCAATAGTACGACAATTGCTGAAACTGTTAACAGTCTTAAGATCCATCTTACAATTCTCTATTTATTCACATGGATTGTGCTGCTGAACCTGCCATCTTTAGTTTACTGGTTTAAAAATCTCAG GTACAATGTTAGGCTTGATCCTGATCCATGTAGATCTACAGCTATTATCCTTGTATGCATTTTAGAAATTCTCATGAATTCGAGTACTTCTGAAGTGAAATCAAG TAAACTCTTGAAGATTGCAGCCAAAGTTCCACTCCCTTTGTCTGTTGCAATGTTGGCTTTTGGACGAATGCATTTATACAAAGTACCCCACTTTGtaactttttctcttcttctacATGTACTATGTTGTCTTGTGTAA